In Aureibaculum algae, the following are encoded in one genomic region:
- a CDS encoding enoyl-ACP reductase FabI, translating to MVKEFQHNEWALILGGSSGLGLATAKKLAKHGLNIVIVHRNRRSEMPQIEKEFSIIQQQGVALLDFNEDAFKLASRTEIIDKIITKLGDIGKVKVMVHSVAKGNLKPMVAYDKPTLKNDDFHLTLDAMAFSLFDWTKALFDVDLFAEDSRIISFTSEGNSKPWPNYAAVSAAKTALEAITRNIALEFAPFGIKANCIQAGVTDTASLRAIPGSEKIKEHTLLRSPFKRLTTPEDVANVVYLLCKDEAKWINGCIIPVDGGERLS from the coding sequence ATGGTAAAAGAATTTCAACATAACGAATGGGCATTGATTTTAGGAGGTTCTAGTGGCCTAGGCTTAGCAACTGCTAAAAAACTAGCAAAACATGGACTTAATATTGTAATTGTTCATAGAAACAGACGTTCAGAAATGCCTCAAATTGAAAAAGAATTTTCAATAATACAACAACAGGGTGTAGCGTTGCTTGATTTTAATGAAGATGCTTTTAAGCTTGCCTCAAGAACCGAGATTATCGATAAGATTATTACTAAATTAGGTGATATTGGAAAAGTAAAAGTGATGGTGCACAGTGTTGCCAAAGGGAACTTAAAACCGATGGTTGCTTATGATAAACCTACCTTAAAAAATGACGATTTTCACTTGACTTTGGATGCGATGGCATTTAGTTTATTTGATTGGACAAAAGCTCTATTTGATGTTGATTTATTTGCAGAAGACAGTAGAATAATAAGTTTTACAAGTGAAGGAAATTCGAAACCATGGCCAAATTATGCAGCGGTTTCTGCAGCCAAAACGGCTCTAGAAGCCATAACCAGAAATATAGCATTAGAATTTGCTCCATTTGGGATTAAAGCAAATTGTATACAAGCCGGAGTTACAGATACGGCATCATTAAGGGCAATTCCAGGAAGTGAAAAGATAAAAGAGCATACGTTATTACGAAGCCCATTTAAGCGTTTAACAACACCAGAAGATGTGGCCAATGTAGTATACTTATTATGTAAAGACGAAGCAAAGTGGATTAATGGTTGTATAATACCCGTAGATGGTGGTGAGCGTTTAAGTTGA
- a CDS encoding MepB family protein — MNKNIKEQLSLIQELIPEKFEFTNPEFEEESKDYWACRFSINEKIVLYRKAKITPTKVGQFVTLWKREVKGPIAPFHIDDDFDLVIIFTVNENEIGQFVFPKSVLVLKGIVSTNVKEGKRGFRVYPPWDVAVNKQAIRTQKWQLNYFLKITDNSINKAKAQELFMSNEN, encoded by the coding sequence ATGAATAAAAATATAAAAGAACAACTTTCTTTAATTCAAGAATTAATTCCAGAGAAATTCGAATTTACCAATCCTGAATTTGAAGAAGAAAGTAAAGATTATTGGGCATGCCGATTTTCAATTAATGAAAAAATAGTACTGTATAGAAAGGCGAAAATTACACCAACAAAAGTGGGGCAGTTTGTTACCTTATGGAAAAGAGAAGTAAAAGGCCCGATAGCTCCATTTCATATTGATGATGATTTTGATTTGGTGATTATTTTTACGGTAAATGAAAATGAAATAGGACAGTTTGTTTTTCCGAAGTCAGTACTTGTTTTAAAAGGAATAGTGTCTACTAATGTTAAAGAAGGTAAGCGAGGTTTTAGGGTTTACCCACCTTGGGATGTAGCTGTAAACAAACAAGCCATACGAACACAAAAATGGCAACTAAATTATTTTTTAAAAATAACAGATAATTCTATAAACAAGGCGAAAGCTCAAGAGCTATTTATGTCAAATGAAAACTAA
- a CDS encoding 3-hydroxyacyl-ACP dehydratase FabZ family protein gives MTSEEIILNLPYQHPFLFVDELVTVSDNGIEGNYTFKNDEYFYKGHFKDNPITPGVILTETMAQIGVVCLGIHLMGNHISVDNKPKIALTSQAVDFYLPVYPNDKVIVISEKEYFRFNKLKCKVKMLNASNELVCRGSISGMIK, from the coding sequence ATGACTTCAGAAGAAATTATATTGAACCTGCCATACCAGCATCCTTTTTTGTTTGTTGATGAGCTTGTTACGGTTTCTGATAATGGAATTGAAGGGAATTACACCTTTAAAAACGATGAATATTTCTATAAAGGTCATTTTAAAGACAACCCCATAACACCGGGAGTTATTTTAACCGAAACCATGGCTCAGATTGGTGTCGTTTGTTTAGGGATTCACTTGATGGGTAACCATATTTCTGTAGACAATAAACCTAAAATAGCGTTGACATCTCAGGCTGTTGATTTTTATCTTCCAGTGTATCCTAATGATAAAGTTATCGTGATTTCAGAGAAAGAATATTTTAGATTTAATAAATTGAAATGTAAAGTCAAAATGTTAAATGCTTCTAATGAATTGGTTTGTAGAGGCTCTATTTCAGGTATGATAAAATGA
- a CDS encoding beta-ketoacyl-[acyl-carrier-protein] synthase family protein, giving the protein MKKRVVITGLGVVAPNGVGIADFTNAIKNGVSGIRFHQELSTLNFSCCIGGIPTISEEKKSEYFSDLQLRNFNSSGILYGCIAAIDAWKDAGLSMDDENVDFDSGTIFGTGTSGVEKFREAIYKLDDKQVRRLGSTVVAQTMASGVSAYLGGMLGLGNQVSTNSSACSTGTEAILMGFERIKNGKAKRMLVGSCSDHGPYLWGGFDAMRVMTYKHNESPTQGSRPMSASASGFVPGSGAGALLLESLESALERNATIYGEVLGGAINSGGQRNGGTMTAPNAEAVQRCITDAIADANVNTNDIDLINGHLTATIKDPDEIENWVMALKREGNSFPFIQSTKSMIGHCLAAAGAIESVASIIQLKEGFIAPTINCDDVHPEVLKLINTEKIIKQHIQKELNLIAKASFGFGDVNACVLFKKFETNN; this is encoded by the coding sequence ATGAAAAAACGTGTTGTTATAACTGGTCTTGGTGTTGTTGCTCCTAATGGGGTAGGTATTGCTGATTTTACCAATGCCATAAAAAATGGGGTATCTGGAATTAGGTTTCATCAAGAATTATCAACGTTGAATTTTTCTTGCTGTATCGGTGGAATTCCTACTATTTCGGAAGAAAAAAAATCAGAATATTTTTCCGATTTACAATTACGGAATTTTAATAGTTCTGGGATTTTATATGGATGCATAGCAGCAATTGATGCTTGGAAAGATGCTGGGTTATCAATGGACGATGAAAATGTGGATTTTGATAGTGGAACCATTTTCGGAACAGGCACTTCGGGAGTAGAAAAATTTAGAGAAGCTATTTACAAACTAGATGATAAACAGGTACGGCGTTTAGGCAGTACAGTGGTTGCTCAAACAATGGCGAGCGGTGTTAGTGCGTATCTTGGTGGTATGTTAGGGTTAGGTAATCAAGTGAGTACTAATTCTTCAGCATGTTCAACAGGTACAGAAGCTATTTTGATGGGTTTTGAGCGAATTAAAAATGGAAAAGCGAAACGTATGTTAGTGGGCAGTTGTAGTGATCATGGTCCATACCTTTGGGGTGGCTTTGACGCTATGCGTGTTATGACTTATAAGCATAATGAAAGTCCAACACAAGGTTCTCGGCCTATGAGCGCATCAGCTTCAGGTTTTGTGCCAGGAAGTGGGGCAGGAGCTTTGTTATTAGAATCGTTGGAAAGTGCTTTGGAAAGGAATGCTACGATATATGGTGAAGTTTTAGGAGGTGCTATTAATTCTGGTGGACAACGTAATGGAGGTACAATGACGGCACCAAACGCAGAGGCAGTCCAGCGTTGCATTACAGATGCAATTGCTGATGCGAATGTAAATACGAATGATATTGACTTAATTAACGGACATTTAACCGCAACAATTAAAGATCCAGATGAAATTGAAAATTGGGTTATGGCATTAAAAAGAGAGGGGAATAGTTTTCCTTTTATCCAATCCACTAAATCGATGATTGGCCATTGTTTAGCGGCAGCCGGAGCTATAGAAAGTGTGGCGTCTATAATTCAATTGAAAGAAGGTTTTATTGCCCCAACGATCAATTGTGATGATGTGCATCCAGAAGTTTTAAAATTAATTAATACCGAAAAAATTATAAAGCAACATATTCAAAAAGAATTAAATTTGATAGCGAAAGCGAGTTTCGGATTTGGAGATGTCAATGCCTGTGTCCTTTTTAAGAAATTTGAGACTAATAATTAA
- a CDS encoding acyl carrier protein, protein MDKNELIKSLKKIVKPYIQDEAAFENLNEDTDFINDLKINSANLVDVILDVEDEFDIEIDNEAMEKMLSVKSAMAIIETKLAEK, encoded by the coding sequence ATGGATAAAAACGAACTTATAAAATCTTTAAAAAAAATTGTAAAGCCTTATATTCAAGATGAAGCTGCTTTTGAAAATTTAAATGAGGATACCGATTTTATAAATGATTTAAAAATTAATTCTGCTAATTTAGTAGATGTTATTTTAGATGTAGAGGATGAGTTTGACATAGAAATTGACAATGAAGCCATGGAAAAAATGCTATCGGTAAAATCAGCAATGGCTATTATAGAAACTAAATTGGCTGAAAA